The following proteins come from a genomic window of Triticum aestivum cultivar Chinese Spring chromosome 6A, IWGSC CS RefSeq v2.1, whole genome shotgun sequence:
- the LOC123127321 gene encoding protein FAR1-RELATED SEQUENCE 5 — protein MDIEEAEIQQRALETQLKVMGMTFASQWEAHMFYNNYAKDRGFIIRKDKVKRGKGLSTTVRYRRYVCSRAGKRLSKFLNPEGRTRRLRPETRCECGAHLVVKLDKGRGVWFVAAFMDDHNHLLARPDEVVFLRSHRVMGDHQIAEILAMEGAGIRKHIIVDNFISRYGSYDKCGFLRRDVYNLCCREKMKLIAKGDANTAIGIMRSRKEKDPEFFFEYVLDKEGCLKSMFWCDAQSRRDYQLYGDVTVFDNTYKMNRYGMPFIPFVGVNNHRCTTVFGCAIVSDETEATYVWLLQTS, from the coding sequence ATGGACATTGAGGAAGCTGAAATCCAGCAACGTGCGTTGGAGACACAGTTGAAGGTTATGGGTATGACATTTGCATCACAATGGGAGGCTCACATGTTCTATAATAACTACGCCAAAGACCGTGGATTCATTATCAGAAAAGATAaggtgaaacgaggaaaaggacTTTCAACCACTGTTCGGTATAGGAGATACGTTTGCTCGAGGGCAGGAAAACGTCTCAGTAAATTTTTAAACCCGGAGGGCCGTACACGCAGGCTAAGACCAGAGACTCGTTGCGAGTGTGGCGCACATTTAGTCGTGAAGTTGGACAAAGGACGTGGAGTTTGGTTCGTGGCAGCTTTTATGGATGATCACAACCATTTGTTGGCTAGACCAGATGAGGTGGTATTTCTGCGGTCACATCGAGTGATGGGAGATCACCAAATAGCTGAGATCTTGGCGATGGAAGGAGCTGGGATCAGAAAGCATATCATCGTTGACAACTTCATTAGCAGGTATGGCTCGTATGATAAGTGTGGGTTTCTGAGACGAGACGTGTACAATCTATGTTGCCGAGAAAAAATGAAGTTGATTGCGAAGGGTGATGCTAACACGGCAATCGGGATTATGAGGAGCAGAAAGGAGAAGGATCCAGAGTTTTTCTTTGAGTACGTGCTCGATAAGGAGGGCTGTTTGAAGAGCATGTTCTGGTGCGATGCACAGTCGCGGCGGGACTATCAATTGTATGGAGATGTGACGGTGTTCGACAACACGTATAAGATGAACAGATATGGTATGCCGTTCATCCCCTTTGTTGGTGTAAACAATCACCGTTGCACCACAGTTTTTGGTTGTGCCATTGTGTCCGACGAGACCGAAGCGACGTACGTGTGGCTGCTTCAGACATCCTGA
- the LOC123130578 gene encoding protein CYTOKININ-RESPONSIVE GATA TRANSCRIPTION FACTOR 1, translating into MSTIYMSQLSTLPLMDGDQDQGHFQAFHLPKDPPILFPFMIDNPVEHQGQGYGDQHSRQQFFGESNQQFNDHMMMSGGSADVFATCSPFGPTIQSIGSDMIQRSSYNSYDFEATHAGDGSTSQWASAKPPVKMRIMRKAPTNDHQGGTARKPRRRAQAHQGDESQQLQHPMGVIRVCSDCNTTKTPLWRSGPCGPKSLCNACGIRQRKARRAMAAAAATAATNGGVASASSGGVAEGATQASDASQAVKATKKEKRAVDLDRSLPFKKRCKMVDHPTVTSTKAVAVDATPKDQDHVVAEDGAMVERLSKADPQAAFTHGFMRDEITDAAMLLMTLSCGLVRS; encoded by the exons ATGTCTACCATCTACATGAGCCAGCTATCTACTCTCCCTCTAATGGATGGAGATCAAGATCAAGGGCACTTTCAAGCCTTTCATCTACCCAAAGATCCTCCTATCTTGTTCCCTTTCATGATCGACAACCCAGTGGAGCATCAAGGGCAAGGCTATGGAGACCAGCACTCGAGGCAGCAATTTTTTGGTGAATCTAATCAGCAG TTCAATGATCACATGATGATGAGCGGAGGATCTGCGGACGTCTTTGCCACATGCTCCCCGTTCGGACCTACCATCCAAAGCATCGGCAGTGACATGATCCAGAGATCCTCATACAATTCCTATGATTTCGAAGCCACACATGCCGGCGATGGATCGACCAGCCAGTGGGCATCCGCCAAACCgccggtgaagatgaggatcaTGAGAAAGGCGCCAACGAATGATCACCAAGGAGGGACGGCGAGAAAGCCAAGGAGAAGGGCACAAGCACACCAAGGTGATGAGAGCCAGCAGCTGCAGCATCCCATGGGTGTTATCAGAGTGTGCTCAGACTGCAACACCACCAAGACCCCCTTGTGGAGGAGTGGTCCTTGTGGCCCCAAG TCTCTTTGCAACGCATGCGGCATACGCCAAAGGAAGGCTCGCCGCGCCATGGCTGCAGCGGCGGCCACTGCCGCCACCAACGGTGGGGTGGCGTCTGCTTCCAGTGGCGGTGTGGCGGAAGGGGCCACGCAGGCGAGCGATGCATCGCAAGCGGTGAAGGCAACAAAGAAGGAGAAGAGGGCTGTGGACCTCGACCGGTCGCTGCCATTCAAGAAGAGGTGCAAGATGGTTGATCATCCTACCGTTACCTCCACCAAGGCCGTGGCTGTCGATGCCACTCCGAAGGATCAAGATCACGTTGTTGCCGAGGATGGCGCCATGGTGGAGAGACTGAGCAAAGCCGATCCACAGGCAGCATTCACTCACGGCTTCATGCGCGACGAGATCACCGATGCCGCCATGCTGCTCATGACCCTATCCTGCGGTCTTGTTCGAagctag